Proteins encoded in a region of the Calypte anna isolate BGI_N300 chromosome 15, bCalAnn1_v1.p, whole genome shotgun sequence genome:
- the TMEM233 gene encoding transmembrane protein 233, translated as MSSLPAAADIKRALDNSPETNIEDELPDEPPQPRPKNYLLLSILACFCPAYPVNIVAFVFAVMALNSYNQGDIEGSKRLGRNALWVAVASIIIGLVIIGIYCVVHFTTHAI; from the exons ATGTCCTCGCTCCCCGCCGCTGCCGACATCAAGAGGGCTCTGGACAACAGCCCCGAGACCAACATCGAGGATGAGTTGCCCGACGAGCCGCCGCAGCCGCGGCCCAAGAACTACCTACTCCTCAGCATCCTCGCCTGCTTCTGTCCCGCCTATCCTGTCAACATCGTCGCGTTCGTCTTTGCTGTCATG GCTTTAAACAGTTACAACCAAGGAGATATAGAAGGGTCAAAAAGACTGGGCCGCAATGCACTCTGGGTTGCTGTTGCATCGATTATCATTGGCCTTGTTATCATTGGAATCTACTGTGTAGTTCATTTCACAACG CATGCTATCTGA